One window of Methanothermobacter tenebrarum genomic DNA carries:
- a CDS encoding MATE family efflux transporter codes for MKKEEPEESKNETTGVAIITGDPKKAIWKLSGHLIIAMLLMSTYNLVDAIWVSGLGGEALAAIGFVTPLYMILVGLSNGLGAGAASTISRCIGAGDTRKMNNSAIHVIILTIIISAIITVMLEFFLGDLLLILGAKDAIGLAVVYARIVFAGTLFMLFNGSAYGILRGEGDTKRTMYAMIISSIINMILDPILIYLLGLGIAGAAWATLASQFIVSAVILYWFFQKRDTFTRLSLEYYRADFRVAKSILGVALPASVEFLVISGGVAILNIILVTVAGTDAVAVYSAGWRIVMIGLVPIISIGTGTITVAGVAYGAREYENLSIAHSYSIKLGILIATIMSVLTFIFAPYISRIFTYSPRTSHLAPVITEFLRVMCLFYIFMPPGLMSNSVFQGVGKGITSLILTVIRQLLFIVIFTYLLAICLNFGQAGAWWGIVAGDIVGSMIAYIWARLYIQRLRRR; via the coding sequence ATGAAAAAAGAAGAACCGGAAGAAAGTAAGAATGAAACAACGGGTGTTGCGATCATCACAGGGGATCCTAAGAAGGCCATTTGGAAGCTTTCGGGACATCTTATCATAGCAATGCTTCTAATGTCAACTTATAACCTAGTGGATGCTATCTGGGTCTCCGGTCTTGGAGGTGAAGCCCTCGCGGCTATAGGTTTCGTCACACCACTCTATATGATACTGGTCGGCTTATCAAATGGTCTCGGGGCTGGCGCGGCCTCCACTATTTCAAGGTGTATAGGGGCTGGGGACACAAGAAAGATGAACAACAGCGCAATACATGTGATAATACTGACCATAATCATTTCAGCTATTATAACAGTAATGTTAGAATTTTTCTTAGGGGATCTGCTTTTAATCTTAGGGGCTAAGGATGCTATTGGTCTTGCTGTTGTATATGCTCGTATAGTTTTTGCTGGTACACTTTTCATGTTATTTAATGGGTCTGCTTATGGGATCTTAAGGGGTGAAGGGGACACTAAACGTACAATGTATGCCATGATAATCTCATCCATAATTAACATGATATTGGATCCGATACTCATCTACTTATTAGGATTAGGGATTGCTGGGGCGGCTTGGGCAACCTTAGCATCACAGTTTATTGTATCAGCTGTCATACTATATTGGTTCTTCCAAAAGAGGGACACATTCACAAGACTGTCATTAGAATATTACAGGGCAGATTTTAGGGTTGCGAAATCGATCCTAGGGGTTGCATTACCTGCCAGTGTAGAATTTTTAGTGATCTCTGGTGGTGTTGCAATCTTGAATATAATACTTGTCACTGTGGCTGGGACGGATGCGGTGGCAGTTTATTCTGCTGGGTGGAGGATAGTTATGATAGGCTTAGTACCTATTATATCAATCGGCACTGGCACCATAACGGTTGCTGGTGTCGCATATGGTGCCAGGGAGTACGAGAATCTATCAATAGCCCACAGTTATTCCATAAAGTTAGGCATACTTATAGCGACAATCATGAGTGTCTTGACTTTCATCTTTGCACCGTATATTTCTAGGATATTCACCTATTCCCCTCGGACAAGTCATCTAGCCCCGGTTATAACAGAGTTTCTTAGGGTGATGTGCCTATTCTATATTTTCATGCCACCAGGGCTCATGTCAAATTCCGTGTTCCAGGGGGTGGGGAAAGGCATAACCTCACTCATATTAACTGTGATAAGACAATTGCTCTTCATAGTCATATTCACATACTTGCTGGCTATTTGTTTGAATTTTGGACAGGCCGGGGCTTGGTGGG